GAAGAGCGGCACTGCGAGACCTCGATGCCCGGACGAGCGAACGCCGGGAGAACCAACGGCGGTACCTGATCCGCCGTCAGCTGTGCCCAAGAGTAGGAGGGTCAGCAGATCGCCTGCAAATTATTATTCGAGGCCGGGATTCCTCGGGTGCGCAGCACTGAGTGGAGAGACCGATCGGATCGGTGGACTGCTCGAAGAGCGAGGAATAGGGCTGATGCGGGGTGGCAGCAGGCGGGAGCCGGAGGTCCTTCGTACCTTCAGCAGTGGTGTCTGCTGCGCCTCGGAGACGTGCACCCCGGAGATGGGTTGATTCGGCTCCAGCGGTGGTAACTAGATTCAGGCGAAGAAAGCGCCGCGCCCCTGCGAGGTGCGTGGCAGGAACGCGGCGGGATCGAAGGAGGGCAGGGCTTTCCGGGGCCGGTGCCCAGTGGGTGGATCAGACTCGATCGACCAGGGCGAAACCGGCGTCGGTGACGGCGGAACGAATCTGGTCGTCCTGGAGGGGTTCGGCGGATTCGATCGTCACCTGGCCGGACTTCGCGTCGGCGGTGACATTGGTGACGCCGTTCAGCGCGGTCAATCCGGCAGTGACGGTTCGCTCGCAGTGGCCGCAGCTCATTCCTTCGACGGTGAAGACAGCGGTGGTGGACATGGATACCTCCAGAGAACATGCGGGACTGGGCGGGCGGCCGAGCAGGGTCGAAGGACGCCGTACAGCACAACGCACTCGATCGGGATGGGACACCGGGACACGCCGATGAGTGCCCCCAACGGGTGGTGTGCTGAATGGGAGTTCGCCAGTGGCAGGCGCGGTCGGCCGCGGCCTTGCGGGAGGCGGCGTCGCGGTGCCGGGGTGGCGTCGTGGTGGTGCAGCATCCCGCTTGGGCCGAGCGGCGTGTAGGGCCGGCATCCGGATGTGCGCAGTGCACCGCCTTGCTGTCGGCGCTCCCCCGCCCTGCCGGGCGCCGGATTTTTCAGACCAAATCCGAATGGACTGGAGAAGTTTATTTCTTGAATTCATAAAAATCTCTCGCTACGGTCGGCCGCGTCGATATCACCGACGCCCGGTGGGGGGCTGTCGGCATGACCATGAGGGGGAAGCATGGCGGGGAAGTCCACGAGCACCATCGAGAAACAACAGCCCGTGCCGGCGTCGCTGAACGTGTCAGCCGCGCGGTTCGCCGTATCCATCCTGCTCGGGTTGGTAGCAGGGCTGGTGCTGCAGACCTGGACGGTGGCCTTCCTGGGGCGCCTGGGCCCAGAGGCGCTCTACGTCCGCTCGGTGTACACCCCGGTCGGTTACCTCGTGCTGGCGGTGACCGAAGGGCTCGTGGTGGCTGCTCAGGTCTCCGCGGGCATCGCTGCTCGGAACGGCAGAGAACGGGACTCCCTCAAGTCCATGCCGACGTTCTTCACCATCGGCGCGGGCCTGCTGGTACTGCAAGCCGTCACCGCGGTGGCGGCCTCGGGCTCCTTCCCGGCCGCTCTCGGGGTCGCGCCCGGCGCCCGGCACGAAGTGCTGGTCTTCGTCGTCGCCGTCGCTCTGACCGGAGTGGTCGGGCTGATCCCCTACCTCGGTACCGGAGTTCTACGCGGTCTGGGCCACACCGGTCCGGCCGCCTGGCTGGGGGTGCTGTTCACCGTGCTGTCCATCGTCGGCATGGTCACGCTCCGCGCGGTCACGGGCCTCGGCGTACTGGCGGTGCCGATCGGGGGGCTGCCCGCCACCGTGATTGTCGGGACGGCTGTCGTGTTCGTCCTCCGGCGGAAGCAGATGGTTTGGCCCGTGCTGACCCTCGACCGGGGTGCGGTCCGTGAACTCCTGGGCCTGGGCGCCCCGGTGGCGGGCACGTTCCTGCTGCTGTCCACCGTGACCTTCGGCTACCTGCGGGTACTGCACGAGGCCGGGCCGACCGAGGTCGCGGGATTCGCCCTCGGGCAGCTGGCCGTCGGACTGCTGATGGTGATCGCGATGGCCGCCGGCTCCGGTGCGGCCGTCGCCGTGACCTTGCGGCCCGGTGAGAACCGGCGAAGTCTCAACCACACGGGCCTGGTCACCGCCTTGCGGCTGGCGACCCCTCCGTCCCTCCTGCTCGGGGCGGCAGTATTCCTGCTCCGGGAACCGATCGCCCGGGCGCTGACCACGGATCGGGCCGCGGCCTCCGTCACAGCCGACTACTTCGCCTGGGTCGGCCCCACCCTGGTGCTCTTCGGCGGAACGCTCGCGCTGCTCAGCTACCTGGAGCAGATCGGTCGAGCGGGGGTGGCCTTCCTGTTGAACGTCGTCTACTTCGCGGCGATGCTGGCCGCCGCGTTCCTCATACCCGGGCCCGTACGCGCCGGGGACCTGGCGAAGCTGATAGCCGCGGGCAACGTCCTGGGACTCGTCGGGCTCTGGTTCAGCGCACGCTTCCTGGTCCTGCGCCGGTGACGCCCCGCCGTCGTGGCCGGGAGGGCTGAAAACGGCTGCGGCACTACGGGCTCGGGGCGGTCCACCACTGCGTTGACGGCTGGACAGCCCCGCTGGCGGGAGGCGCGGCGGGTCAGATTCCCGACAGGTCGTCGGGTACGAGCGAGAAGACGTACAGGTCGACCCGGCCGGTGTGGATGTAGCCGGCGTTCCGGAGGACACCCTCCTTCTGGAACCCCGCCTTCTCGGCGACCCGCTGGGAGGCGGTGTTGCCGGTGGCGGCGAACAACTGCAACCGTTGGAAACCCTGCTCGCCCAACAGCCACTCACCGAGGGCCCGCGTTGCCTCGACCGTCACCCCGCGGCCCCGTGCCCACGGGGCGGTCCAGTAACCGACCTCGCTCACCCGGGCCGGCCAGTCGGTCTTCTTGAGCCCGACGGTGCCGAGCAACTGCCCGGAGTCGCCATCGGTGACGGCGAAGTGGATGCCGTCGCCGGAGGTGCGCAACCGGTGGGACACATCGGTGCACCAGGAAGCTGCGTGCTCGGTGGTGTACGGGTCGGGCAGTGGCAGCCACCGCCGGGTCAACTCGTCGGAACAGGCGGCCCGGGTGTCGTTCACGTCCTCCGCGGTGAAGGGGCGGAGCAGCAGCCGATCGGTGCGCAGGACGGTTTCGGGAAAGATCGGCGGCACAGGGGAGCTCCTGGTCGAGAGGCGGACAGGACGAGACGCGGCCACCGGCAGACCGAACCGGGCCGGAACGGACAGCCGCCCCGTTCGAACCGGCCGATGGAAGGAAACCGGACGGACACGGGCGAGTGCGGGCCGGACTCGGCACGGCCCGGCGCGCCGAAGCTTCGGGTGGGTTCTGGTGTTGAATTGTCGACAGATGGTCCGCCGCTCCGCGGATTCGTAGGTCACGGCAGCGCTCGTGGCCGCTTACCCTACTGGGTGCCGAAAAGCCGGTTTCCACCGGGGACGAACTGGCACCCCGCCCTGGCGAATCCGAGGTTCGGCGGGGTGATTTCCAGTGCCGTGGCAGTCTGCCAACAGCCGCGCGGTCCGTGCAGCCGGGGTCGAAGCGGCACCGGGGACGTGGCAGCCGACGAGCCGGTGCGGAGAGAGTGGGGACGATCGGCGTGGTGGACGGCGCGGACATCTCGGCGGCACGGGTCGACAACACGATGTCGGGCACGGTGCACGGCACCTCGATGCAGGTCGGAACCGTGCACGGAGGCATCACCTTCCAGTACGCGGCTGCCCCGACGGCCGGTACCCGGCCCGATCAGGTACCGAGGCCGCCTCGACGCTTCGTCAACCGTCGCGCCGACCTGGCCCGCCTGGACGGGCTGCTGGCCGAGGGGGCCAGCGCCGTGCTCAACGGCATGCCCGGCATCGGCAAGACCGCCACGCTCTACCGCTGGGCACACGACAACCAGTAGCACTTCCCGGACGGCCAGCTCTTCGTCGACTTCGCCAAACTGCGCTCCGCGGCCGGTGCCGACCTGTCCGAGGCGCTCACGATGTGCCTGCGCGCCCTCGGCATGCCCAACGAGCAGATCGGCAGCGGAACCGCCGAGCTGGAGAACACCTTCCGCAGTGTCTCCCGCGACCGACGACTGCTGGTGGTGCTCGACGAGGTCACCGAACCCGGCCACGTCCGCAGCCTGACCTCCAAGGGCGAAGGCAGCATCGTCCTGGCGACCTCCAACCGGCGGCTCGGCGAACTCGCCCTGCGCGACGTCGAGCTGGTCGAACTCGACGTCTTCGACCCGGCAGCCGCCAAGGAACTGCTCGGTGAACTCTGCGGACACGCAGCCGTCGACGCGGATCCCGACTCCGCCGGCCGGCTCGCCGAGCTCTGCGGTGGCCTGCCGACCGCGCTGCGCATCGCTGCCGCCCGCCTGCACAGCGACCGGCTCACCCTCGCCCAACTCGCCGACGAACTCGCCGACGAGCGCCGACGTCTCGGCCGGCTCACCGTCCAGGGGACCAACTCCACCGGTGTCTCCGCGACCCTCAGCCTCGCCTACCGAGACCAGACCGAACCCGCGGCACGGCTGTACCGCGTCCTGGGCGACCTGCCCGGAGTCAGCTTCGACTCCGGTGTCGTCGCTGCCGCGGCCGTGCTCGACACGGAGACCAGCACCCGGCTGCTGACCGCCCTCTCCGGTGCGCACCTCGTCCACCGCGCCGACGACGGGCGCTACCAGCTGCACACTCTGGTCCGGCTGCACGCCCAGGAGACCGCGCGGAAGACCGATCCGCCGGAGACCGAGCGGCAGATCGTCCAGCGCGTGACCACCCACTACCTGGCACTCGTCACACTCGCCGACCTGACCGTCCGGGCAGACCGGCTGCGCATCCTCGACATCGGCGAAGTGCTGCAGCAGCCCGCGGACCGGATCGACACGCTCGTACGGCACTCGCCCTTCGCCGTCTCCGACACACCGGACCGCGACGCGATCGGATGGCTGGAAGCCGAGCGGCCGAACCTGATGGCCGTGCTGCGCGCTGCGGTCCGGTTCGGCTTCGACCGGCAGGCGTGGCAGCTCGCCGAAGCCCTGACTGTGCTGTTCCTCCACCACCGGCACCTCGTCGACTGGCGGGAGTCCCTGGCCCTCGGCGCGGATGCTGCCCACCAGGACCACCAACCCGCGGCCGAGGCACGACTGCGCAGCATGCTCTCCCGCCCTCTGCTCGACCTGCGCCAGGACGATCGCGCACTGGCAGAGTTGGAGGCCGCGACCGACCTGGCCGATCGTTCGGGCCACCCGGTGCTGCCGGGCTCGGTCCGCGAGTTCCTCGGACGCTACTGGGACCGGCGGGACCCGGAGCGGGCGGCGGCGGCCTACCGGGAGTCGCTGGAACTCAACCAGCGGGCCGGCGAGGCGCGCGGTGCAGCTCTCGCCCGGTACTTCCTCGGACGGGCGCTGCTGGTCGCCGCCGACGGAGCTGACGGCGTCCCGGAACGGAACGCCGACGGATCGAGGGCTGCCGAGGCGGAGCGGGAACTGCGCGCCGTGCACGAGGAGTTCCTCGGCCTGACCGGGGTCGACGGGAAACCGGCGCCGGATCGGCGGATGGCAGCCAGGGCACCGGCCGACCTGGGCCGCGCCCAGGCGAGGATCGGTGCGACGCGGAACGCCAGAGCGATGCAGGGACGGGCGATCGAAGCGCTGGTGGAGCTGACCGAGGACAGCGGCGAGCAGCGGCAGCTGCTAGTGCTCTGACCGCATGGGTTCACCGGGTCACTGCGTGCTTGTCGAGGACGGCTCAGCGATCGGCATCGGCGAGTGGTCCAGCTTTCGTGATAACTCCGGTGCACCAGTCCGGTCGATCGCTGGGTTGCCACGAGACTTCCAGCTCTCGGTGGGTCAACTCTTCGGCTCTGAGGTGGAGTGCAGCCTGTGCTGTCTCGGGCTCGCATGAGGGGGCGGGGTGATCGAGAGCACCATCGACGGTGCCGCCTGGTGCTTCGAAGTACACGGCGAACCGCCACCGGTCCGGCGTGCGGTAAAGAACGAGCATCTTCGGAGTTCCGAACGTGCGCCAGTACGGCTTCCTGGTGCTTCCCATGGAGGAAGTATCGGCAATGGCCGCTCAGGCGGCGGTGGTCAGGGCCCGGCCGCCCCAGCGCAGGCCCTTCTCGCTGCGGATGCGGGCACGCTCCTTGCGTTGGGTGGTGAGGGCGTCGGGGTGGCGGGCGTTGGCGTTGCGCCAGCGCAGGTAGGCGTGCAGCGCGCGGGTCTGGACGGTGTGATTGGGGTGGCTGGAGTTCGCGAGGATGAACTGCCTCAGTGGTCCGAAGTGCGCTTCGATCGGGTTGGCCCAGGAGGCGTTGGTCGGGGTGAAGCAGAGGTGGACGTTGTTGCTCTTCGCCCAGCGCAGGATCTTCCTGCCGTTGTGAGCGGACAGGTTGTCCAGGATCACGTAGACCGGACCGCCGTCCGGGCGGGCGGCCC
This is a stretch of genomic DNA from Kitasatospora fiedleri. It encodes these proteins:
- a CDS encoding heavy-metal-associated domain-containing protein — protein: MSTTAVFTVEGMSCGHCERTVTAGLTALNGVTNVTADAKSGQVTIESAEPLQDDQIRSAVTDAGFALVDRV
- a CDS encoding MATE family efflux transporter; the encoded protein is MAGKSTSTIEKQQPVPASLNVSAARFAVSILLGLVAGLVLQTWTVAFLGRLGPEALYVRSVYTPVGYLVLAVTEGLVVAAQVSAGIAARNGRERDSLKSMPTFFTIGAGLLVLQAVTAVAASGSFPAALGVAPGARHEVLVFVVAVALTGVVGLIPYLGTGVLRGLGHTGPAAWLGVLFTVLSIVGMVTLRAVTGLGVLAVPIGGLPATVIVGTAVVFVLRRKQMVWPVLTLDRGAVRELLGLGAPVAGTFLLLSTVTFGYLRVLHEAGPTEVAGFALGQLAVGLLMVIAMAAGSGAAVAVTLRPGENRRSLNHTGLVTALRLATPPSLLLGAAVFLLREPIARALTTDRAAASVTADYFAWVGPTLVLFGGTLALLSYLEQIGRAGVAFLLNVVYFAAMLAAAFLIPGPVRAGDLAKLIAAGNVLGLVGLWFSARFLVLRR
- a CDS encoding GNAT family N-acetyltransferase gives rise to the protein MPPIFPETVLRTDRLLLRPFTAEDVNDTRAACSDELTRRWLPLPDPYTTEHAASWCTDVSHRLRTSGDGIHFAVTDGDSGQLLGTVGLKKTDWPARVSEVGYWTAPWARGRGVTVEATRALGEWLLGEQGFQRLQLFAATGNTASQRVAEKAGFQKEGVLRNAGYIHTGRVDLYVFSLVPDDLSGI